Genomic DNA from Lysobacterales bacterium:
TACCGGACCGCCCCGCCGTGGCCGCCGTGGCTGCGCACATAGGCCGGCATGTCGGCCCGCGACCGGCGCACGCCAATGTCTGAAACGTGCACGAACCCGTCGGCCAGCAGGGCGCCATAGCGTTCGGCATCGCCGTCCGCGAACGCCGAGATCCGCGCCAGGATCAGCGCCTCGAAGACCTCGGCCGAGGGCGTCGGTGCAGACGTCCGAGCGGGCGTCGAGAGCAGGACCGCTGCCGTGGCCAGCACGGCGATGAGGAACCGGATCATGGGCTTTGCCCCTCAAGTCCTGGCGCGACCCCGAACGCCAGCCGCATCGGCAGGAAGCGTATCCCATCGCTCTCCACGAGGTCGCCGTCCGGCCGGAAGCCGAACGCGCGGTAGACGGCCACGGCGTTCGCACTGGCGTTGACCGTGAAGATCACCTCGGCACCGACGTGCTTTTCCATTGCGCGCGCACGGGCCGCGTGCCAGAGCGCCCGCGCCAAACCGGAGCGCTGATGGGGCCGGGCGACGAACAGGTGGAACAGGTGGGTACGGTCGCGCAGGGCGATGAAGCCTGCCAGATCGGCGTTGCGCTCGGC
This window encodes:
- a CDS encoding GNAT family N-acetyltransferase, which translates into the protein MIIRTATPADAGPIAALIASFQPMLTVDPSGAGAEAFLASVSESAERDYLSSPRYLFLVAERNADLAGFIALRDRTHLFHLFVARPHQRSGLARALWHAARARAMEKHVGAEVIFTVNASANAVAVYRAFGFRPDGDLVESDGIRFLPMRLAFGVAPGLEGQSP